CCGTTTGTATGTCTAGACCTGCAGCTTCGTAAAATGCTTGTTTGGCTTCGTTATACTCATCTGTATAATCATTAAACATATTTCTGTTATCTATAACTTGTTGATACGCTTCATTCACTTCATCAATATAGGACTGTAATTCTTCGATAGACAAATCTTCCTTTGTGAATGCTTCATACAGGGCAATGTCATCATTAATTGCTTCTTCGTAACTGTTATAAAGAGACTGATAAGCATTGTAGCGTTGATCCATTGCCTCCTGTACGGCCTCTGCTTCTTCTTCTGCACCTTCTACATTATTCATTTCTTCTTCACCTAGTTTATACTCTTCATAGGCTTCTTCAATGCTTTCTTTTTCCTTTTCTAATAGCTCTGTTCGTTCTTCTGCATAACCGATTGCTTCATCTGCAAGCATTTCTATTTCTTCTAGATCCTCTGTTCCAAGCGTAAGCATTTCCTCATATATATTTTGTTCTTGTTCTTCTAATTCCATTAATGGCTCTTGTTGATCCTCAAACGTCTCTTCTAAAGCAACTGCTTCTTCTAAATGAGAATATACACGTTCTTCTGGACTGTTTCCACATGCACTTAAAATGAAAAAAATAATGGCAGCTAAAAAGAAAGTCTTTTTTTTATGTACCAGCAC
This DNA window, taken from Alteribacillus bidgolensis, encodes the following:
- a CDS encoding YkyA family protein — encoded protein: MLVHKKKTFFLAAIIFFILSACGNSPEERVYSHLEEAVALEETFEDQQEPLMELEEQEQNIYEEMLTLGTEDLEEIEMLADEAIGYAEERTELLEKEKESIEEAYEEYKLGEEEMNNVEGAEEEAEAVQEAMDQRYNAYQSLYNSYEEAINDDIALYEAFTKEDLSIEELQSYIDEVNEAYQQVIDNRNMFNDYTDEYNEAKQAFYEAAGLDIQTETSEQEESDQDNDEETEE